One Nitrospira sp. DNA window includes the following coding sequences:
- a CDS encoding putative transformylase — translation MKPLLLGGTDLTAAVAERMRKIGIPPIGVVHVGARFTISYEPAGVTNIRHVDLPAWCDAAGIPHQTYQNSKAVRSFAEALGADFCLAAGWFHMVPAELRAAFRRGTAGLHASLLPRLRGGAPLNWALLSGETETGISLFALGDGVDDGPLYGQERFPIGPRTTIGELVAAAEAGGLALVDRCLPGIAGGELRPRPQTGQPSYCLQRVPSDGWINWAESAERIDRLIRAVGRPYPGAFGYFEGRKLLIWSAEPAPASPTVLGAPGQLARVPDQQNPWVVTGHGCLILREVTDTQGTDALTLLRRSGNKRFDPMPLSSAAGTSVC, via the coding sequence ATGAAACCGCTCTTGCTGGGCGGGACGGATTTGACGGCGGCAGTGGCGGAGCGGATGCGCAAGATCGGGATTCCGCCGATTGGGGTGGTGCATGTGGGGGCGCGGTTCACGATCTCCTACGAGCCGGCCGGCGTCACCAACATCCGCCATGTCGACTTGCCCGCCTGGTGCGATGCCGCCGGCATTCCACATCAGACCTATCAGAACTCCAAGGCCGTTCGGTCATTCGCGGAAGCGCTGGGCGCGGACTTTTGTCTGGCTGCGGGGTGGTTCCATATGGTGCCGGCTGAGCTACGGGCGGCGTTTCGACGGGGAACGGCCGGGCTCCATGCGTCGCTACTGCCTCGCTTGCGCGGAGGGGCTCCCTTGAACTGGGCCCTGCTGTCGGGAGAGACGGAGACAGGCATTTCCCTGTTCGCGCTGGGCGACGGTGTGGATGATGGACCGCTGTACGGGCAAGAGCGATTTCCGATCGGACCGCGGACGACCATCGGCGAGTTGGTGGCAGCCGCGGAAGCTGGCGGCTTGGCCTTGGTAGACCGCTGTCTCCCCGGCATTGCCGGCGGTGAGTTGCGTCCCCGTCCACAAACCGGCCAGCCCAGCTATTGCCTCCAACGGGTCCCCAGCGACGGCTGGATCAATTGGGCCGAATCCGCCGAGCGTATCGACCGATTGATCCGGGCCGTGGGACGACCGTATCCGGGCGCCTTTGGTTATTTCGAGGGCCGGAAATTGCTGATTTGGAGCGCAGAGCCTGCGCCGGCGTCTCCCACTGTCCTGGGCGCACCCGGCCAGCTGGCTCGTGTGCCGGATCAACAGAACCCGTGGGTCGTCACGGGTCACGGCTGCCTGATCTTGCGGGAGGTCACGGATACTCAGGGAACCGATGCGCTGACGCTTCTGCGGCGCTCGGGCAACAAGCGTTTCGATCCGATGCCTCTGTCCTCTGCGGCCGGGACCTCGGTCTGCTAG
- a CDS encoding Asparagine synthetase [glutamine-hydrolyzing] → MCGIAGIFNLNGQPVPPVVLRKMTDAIAHRGPDGEGFYIDSFVGLGHRRLAIIDLSSAGHQPMATPDGQLIISYNGEVYNFLELRAELETLGYRFQSRTDTEAVLYAYAEWGEKAVERLNGMFSFAIWDRRRQELFLARDRYGIKPLYYTLHNQAFLFGSEIKVILAHPGYAARMDKEALLEYFTFQNLFTDRTLFSGIRLLPAGCHVRLTLGSRAMGHIQRYWDYDFTESERCADPRECLEELDRLFVQAVHRQLVSDVDVGAYLSGGMDSGAITAVAAKRLPNLRTFTCGFDLHSASGLEMACDEREKAELMSYLFKTEQYEMVLKAGDMERILPVLTWHLEEPRVGQSYPNFYVAQLAGKFVKVVLSGGGGDELFGGYPWRYYRAVVNDDFEHYIDKYYLHWQRLIPNKDIKAVFKPIANHVANVWTRDIFRDVFNKHASDFTRPEDYINHSLYFEAKTFLHGLLVVEDKLSMAHGLEARVPFLDNDLADFAMRLPVSMKLGNLGEVVRLNENEPGHKTRSYFEKTRDGKLLLRKMMERHVPPDISGGIKQGFSAPDAGWFKGESIEYVRRALLNRDARIYAFLDREAVGRLVAEHLEGRQNRRLLIWSLLSVENWCRIFLESQGSPPVMS, encoded by the coding sequence ATGTGCGGTATTGCCGGGATCTTCAACCTGAATGGACAGCCGGTTCCACCGGTCGTGCTCCGCAAAATGACCGATGCGATCGCGCATCGCGGACCTGATGGAGAAGGGTTCTATATCGACAGCTTCGTGGGGCTCGGACATCGCCGCCTCGCCATTATCGATCTCTCCTCTGCAGGTCATCAGCCGATGGCCACGCCGGACGGACAGCTCATCATCAGCTATAACGGGGAAGTTTATAACTTCCTAGAGCTGAGGGCCGAGTTGGAAACGCTGGGATACCGGTTCCAGTCCCGCACCGACACGGAAGCGGTGCTGTATGCCTATGCGGAATGGGGGGAGAAAGCCGTCGAACGCCTCAACGGCATGTTCAGCTTCGCGATCTGGGACCGCCGCCGCCAGGAGTTGTTCCTGGCGCGCGATCGCTATGGAATCAAACCGCTGTACTATACGTTGCACAACCAGGCGTTCCTGTTCGGATCGGAGATCAAGGTCATCCTTGCGCACCCCGGTTATGCCGCGCGAATGGACAAGGAAGCGCTGCTGGAATACTTCACCTTCCAGAACCTATTCACCGATCGGACCCTGTTCTCCGGCATTCGGCTGTTGCCGGCCGGTTGTCATGTCCGGCTCACGCTGGGGTCCCGAGCGATGGGCCACATTCAACGCTATTGGGATTACGACTTCACGGAGTCGGAGCGCTGTGCGGACCCGCGGGAATGCCTCGAAGAGCTCGATCGACTGTTCGTTCAGGCGGTCCATCGGCAGCTGGTCAGCGATGTCGATGTCGGCGCCTACCTGAGCGGGGGCATGGATTCCGGAGCGATCACCGCGGTGGCTGCAAAGCGGCTGCCCAACCTCAGAACCTTTACCTGCGGCTTCGACTTGCATTCGGCCTCAGGGCTTGAAATGGCGTGCGACGAGCGCGAAAAGGCCGAGCTCATGTCGTACCTGTTCAAGACCGAGCAATATGAGATGGTCTTGAAGGCGGGGGACATGGAGCGCATTCTGCCGGTCCTGACCTGGCATCTCGAAGAACCTCGAGTCGGACAAAGTTATCCTAACTTCTACGTTGCGCAGCTCGCGGGGAAGTTTGTCAAGGTGGTGTTGTCGGGCGGAGGCGGCGACGAACTGTTCGGCGGCTATCCCTGGCGGTACTACCGGGCTGTCGTCAACGACGACTTCGAGCATTACATCGACAAATATTACCTCCACTGGCAACGGTTGATTCCCAACAAGGACATCAAGGCGGTGTTCAAGCCGATCGCGAATCACGTCGCGAATGTATGGACCAGGGATATTTTCCGTGACGTCTTCAACAAGCACGCCTCCGATTTCACGCGTCCGGAGGATTACATCAACCATTCGCTGTACTTCGAGGCGAAAACTTTCCTGCATGGGTTGCTCGTGGTCGAAGATAAACTGAGCATGGCGCACGGCCTGGAAGCTCGCGTGCCATTCCTCGACAATGATCTGGCGGACTTCGCGATGCGACTGCCCGTCAGCATGAAGTTGGGCAACCTCGGTGAAGTCGTGCGGCTGAACGAGAACGAGCCCGGACATAAGACGCGCAGCTATTTCGAAAAAACGCGGGATGGCAAACTGTTGTTGCGCAAGATGATGGAGCGCCATGTGCCGCCTGACATCAGCGGGGGAATCAAGCAGGGGTTTTCGGCGCCGGATGCCGGCTGGTTCAAAGGTGAGAGCATTGAGTACGTGCGTCGCGCCCTGCTCAATCGGGATGCGCGCATTTACGCGTTCCTCGACCGTGAGGCCGTCGGTCGATTGGTCGCGGAACATTTGGAGGGCCGCCAGAACCGGCGGCTTCTGATCTGGTCTCTCTTGTCGGTGGAGAACTGGTGCCGCATTTTCCTGGAGAGCCAAGGCAGTCCCCCGGTGATGTCATGA
- a CDS encoding DegT/DnrJ/EryC1/StrS aminotransferase has product MNPIPITKPVFGEPESRALLQPIDTGWVVQGPFVRRFEEHFSAFTGARHSIATTSCTTALHLAVVALGVQPGDEVIVPAFTWVATANVVECLKARPVFCDVDLKTFNIDVGGIEPLITSRTVGIIAVHLFGLCADMAPILDIAKRHGLWVVEDAACAFGSEYRGRHAGTFGEVGCFSFHPRKSITTGEGGMLTTQRADLDRLVRSLRDHGAARSDYDRHTGQEAFLLADFPHVGYNYRMTDIQGALGCAQMERAKWILDERSKRARYYDRALASSEWLQVPAIPEGYVHGYQAYVCLFRPEVPALANTDAMYRRRNAIMTRLEQRGISTRQGTHAAALTQYYSGRYGIRPEQFPDAYMAERLTLTLPLYAQMTEEDQERVVTELQHAFREL; this is encoded by the coding sequence ATGAACCCGATCCCCATTACCAAGCCGGTGTTCGGGGAGCCCGAGAGCAGGGCCTTGCTGCAACCCATAGACACTGGTTGGGTGGTGCAAGGACCTTTTGTCAGGAGGTTCGAGGAGCACTTTTCGGCCTTCACAGGCGCCCGGCATTCCATCGCGACGACCTCGTGCACGACTGCCCTGCATCTCGCTGTCGTGGCTCTAGGCGTACAGCCGGGGGATGAAGTCATCGTCCCGGCCTTCACGTGGGTGGCCACCGCCAACGTCGTGGAATGCCTCAAGGCCAGGCCAGTCTTTTGCGACGTTGACCTGAAAACCTTTAATATCGACGTCGGCGGAATAGAGCCGCTGATTACTTCCCGTACGGTCGGTATTATTGCGGTTCACCTGTTCGGACTCTGCGCCGACATGGCGCCCATTCTGGACATTGCGAAACGACACGGCCTGTGGGTCGTCGAAGACGCGGCCTGTGCCTTCGGCAGCGAATATCGCGGACGCCACGCTGGGACCTTCGGTGAGGTCGGATGCTTCAGTTTCCATCCCCGAAAATCCATCACGACCGGGGAGGGGGGAATGCTGACGACGCAACGAGCGGACCTGGACCGTCTGGTGAGGAGTCTGCGTGACCACGGAGCAGCTCGCTCGGATTATGATCGGCATACCGGCCAGGAGGCCTTCTTGTTGGCGGATTTCCCACATGTTGGGTACAACTACCGCATGACCGATATTCAGGGGGCCCTGGGCTGCGCACAGATGGAGCGCGCGAAATGGATCCTCGATGAACGGTCCAAGCGGGCCCGGTACTATGACCGCGCGTTGGCGTCCAGTGAGTGGCTCCAGGTGCCGGCTATTCCTGAAGGGTATGTGCACGGCTATCAAGCCTATGTCTGCCTGTTCCGCCCCGAAGTCCCGGCCTTGGCCAATACGGACGCGATGTACCGTCGGCGGAATGCGATCATGACCCGCCTGGAGCAGCGCGGAATCTCCACCAGACAAGGCACCCATGCGGCCGCCCTGACGCAGTATTATTCCGGAAGGTATGGGATTCGCCCGGAGCAGTTTCCCGACGCCTATATGGCGGAACGGCTTACCCTCACGCTGCCCCTCTATGCACAAATGACCGAAGAGGACCAAGAACGCGTGGTGACGGAATTGCAGCATGCTTTTAGGGAACTTTAA
- a CDS encoding UDP-glucose 4-epimerase, translating into MDLRGKKILVIGGGGFIGSHIVDHLVRSDAGEIIVYDNFSRGTRENLSEAFQDARVKIFPLGGDITQTDILSEAMKGVDGVFHLAALWLLHCHDYPRSAFEVNIRGTFNVLEACVANKVKRLVYSSSASVYGNALHIPMTEDHAYNNRTFYGATKIAGEHMCRAFHERFGLDYVGLRYMNVYGPRQDYKGTYIAVIMKILDRLDQGLSPIVYGDGSQEYDFIYVGDVAEANVKAMQAKATDSCYNVGSGQGTTIQAVTELILELTGAQLPIQHEPAGQTFVTKRIGDTTKAARELGFRSSVELRDGLKWLIEWRNTHKELVARQRSLA; encoded by the coding sequence GTGGATCTGCGAGGGAAAAAAATCTTGGTGATCGGAGGCGGTGGGTTCATCGGTTCGCACATCGTGGACCACCTGGTCAGGTCGGATGCCGGCGAGATCATTGTGTATGATAATTTTAGTCGCGGGACGCGGGAGAATCTGAGCGAGGCCTTTCAGGATGCTCGAGTGAAGATTTTTCCGCTCGGCGGAGATATCACCCAAACCGATATTCTGAGCGAAGCGATGAAAGGCGTCGACGGGGTCTTCCATCTGGCGGCGCTGTGGTTGCTGCATTGCCACGACTATCCGCGTTCCGCGTTCGAGGTCAACATCCGAGGCACATTCAACGTGCTGGAAGCCTGTGTCGCAAACAAGGTGAAGCGACTGGTGTATTCCTCCTCCGCGTCGGTCTATGGGAACGCCCTTCACATTCCCATGACCGAGGACCATGCCTATAATAACCGCACGTTTTACGGCGCGACGAAAATCGCCGGCGAGCATATGTGCCGAGCGTTCCACGAGCGTTTTGGCCTCGATTACGTAGGCCTCCGATACATGAATGTCTACGGGCCGAGACAGGACTATAAGGGCACCTATATCGCGGTCATCATGAAGATTCTCGATCGGCTCGATCAAGGGTTGTCCCCGATCGTGTATGGCGATGGATCGCAGGAGTATGACTTCATCTACGTCGGTGATGTGGCCGAGGCGAACGTGAAGGCGATGCAGGCCAAGGCCACGGACAGCTGCTACAACGTGGGGTCCGGACAGGGTACGACGATTCAGGCCGTCACCGAGCTCATTCTGGAGCTGACGGGAGCCCAGCTTCCCATCCAACACGAGCCGGCAGGACAGACGTTCGTCACCAAACGGATCGGCGACACGACCAAAGCGGCACGGGAATTGGGCTTCCGGTCCAGCGTGGAATTGCGAGACGGGCTCAAGTGGCTCATCGAATGGAGAAACACCCATAAGGAGCTGGTTGCAAGGCAGCGATCGCTCGCATGA
- a CDS encoding Aminotransferase, DegT/DnrJ/EryC1/StrS family — protein MGVPLLDLRAHHAPLYDQLLAAIDQVLRSQSFILGPEVSKLEERVASYCQARFGIGVSSGTDALLVALMAIEIGPGDEVITTPYSFFATAGAITRLGARPIFVDIDPITFNIDPAKIERTITKKTRAIIPVHLYGQCADMEPILRIAQNHGLKVIEDGAQAIGADYRDGRRACSMGTVGCLSFFPSKNLGALGDGGMVVTNDPEIADRIKVLRVHGGKPKYYHKFIGGNFRLDTLQAAVLNVKLDCLDDWTRRRQENAQRYEALVSERGLLENPEIRLPEPVYRAHGVRHYHIYNQFVLRVPRRDELMAFLKQKGIGTEVYYPVPFHLQECFRYLGYRAGDFPESERAAKETVALPIYPELTAVQQSEVVDAIHAFYMGKPA, from the coding sequence ATGGGTGTCCCTTTACTAGATCTCCGCGCGCACCATGCGCCCCTATACGATCAGCTCCTCGCAGCCATCGACCAGGTATTGCGAAGTCAGTCTTTCATCCTCGGGCCGGAAGTGAGCAAATTGGAAGAGCGGGTTGCCTCCTACTGCCAGGCTCGCTTCGGGATCGGCGTGTCTTCCGGGACCGATGCCCTATTAGTCGCGCTCATGGCGATCGAAATCGGGCCGGGCGATGAAGTCATTACGACGCCCTATTCCTTTTTCGCAACAGCCGGAGCGATCACTCGCCTGGGAGCCAGGCCGATCTTCGTTGATATCGATCCCATCACGTTCAATATCGACCCGGCCAAGATCGAACGAACCATCACAAAAAAAACCAGGGCCATTATTCCGGTGCACCTATACGGTCAATGTGCGGACATGGAGCCCATTCTTCGAATCGCGCAGAACCACGGCCTCAAAGTCATTGAGGATGGCGCGCAGGCGATCGGTGCCGACTACCGCGATGGCCGGCGTGCCTGCAGCATGGGAACCGTAGGGTGCCTGTCGTTTTTCCCGAGCAAGAATCTCGGAGCTCTCGGTGATGGAGGTATGGTTGTAACGAATGACCCTGAGATTGCGGATCGTATCAAGGTTCTTCGGGTGCACGGGGGAAAACCAAAGTATTATCACAAATTCATCGGAGGAAATTTCCGTCTCGACACGCTGCAGGCTGCAGTCCTGAATGTAAAGCTTGATTGCCTCGATGACTGGACGAGGAGACGCCAGGAAAACGCCCAGCGGTATGAGGCATTGGTATCGGAGCGGGGCTTGCTCGAAAACCCAGAGATTAGACTGCCCGAACCCGTCTATCGCGCGCACGGAGTCCGTCATTACCACATCTATAATCAGTTTGTGCTTCGTGTTCCACGGCGGGATGAGCTGATGGCGTTCCTCAAGCAAAAAGGGATAGGGACGGAAGTCTACTACCCCGTACCGTTCCATCTTCAGGAGTGCTTTCGCTATCTCGGCTATCGAGCAGGTGATTTCCCCGAGTCGGAGCGTGCCGCGAAAGAAACCGTGGCGCTTCCCATCTATCCGGAGCTCACAGCGGTACAGCAAAGTGAAGTGGTGGACGCGATCCACGCCTTCTACATGGGCAAGCCCGCATAG